The following are encoded together in the Zingiber officinale cultivar Zhangliang chromosome 8A, Zo_v1.1, whole genome shotgun sequence genome:
- the LOC122010274 gene encoding protein JINGUBANG-like: MRENGGSSRNGNMQFSDPLMRPSADDEEFLRQSSSSTTASSSGEYPMAMSGESSPFVMSPWHQSALDNPLDLAGATPRNGLITSLVREEGHIYSLAAVGDVLYTGSDSKNIRVWKNQKDFAGFKSSSGLVKSIVVAADRIFTGHQDGKIRVWRVSPKNPTVHKRIGNLPRLKDVLRSSLKPSNYIEVRRHRSALWIRHSDAISCLSLDEKQGLLYSGSWDKTFKVWRIADSRCLESVIAHDDAVNSVVAAFGGLVFTGSADGTVKVWRRELLAKTTKHSPVRTLLKQECAVTALAVSPAAPLVYCGSSDGFVNFWEGEAQLAHGGVLGGHKMAVLCLVAAGSLLLSGSADKNICVWRRDGGVHCCLSVLSGHTGPVKCLAIVADGEEEEVGGGGAARSWIAYSGSLDKSVKVWRVSEQPPDALLRAPMNVPADP, encoded by the coding sequence ATGAGGGAGAACGGAGGCAGCAGCAGAAACGGCAACATGCAGTTCTCCGATCCCCTGATGCGGCCGTCGGCCGACGACGAGGAGTTCCTGCGCCAAAGCAGCTCATCTACCACGGCCAGCTCCTCTGGAGAGTACCCCATGGCCATGAGTGGCGAGAGCTCTCCTTTCGTCATGTCCCCCTGGCACCAGTCGGCGTTGGACAACCCCCTGGACCTCGCCGGAGCCACCCCCCGCAATGGCCTCATCACCTCCCTCGTCCGCGAGGAGGGACACATCTACTCCCTCGCCGCAGTGGGCGACGTCCTCTACACCGGCTCCGACAGCAAGAACATCCGCGTGTGGAAGAACCAGAAGGACTTCGCCGGGTTCAAGTCCAGCAGCGGCCTCGTTAAGTCCATCGTCGTCGCCGCTGACCGCATCTTTACTGGACACCAGGACGGCAAGATCCGGGTTTGGCGTGTGTCCCCTAAGAATCCGACCGTTCACAAGAGGATCGGGAATCTACCACGCCTCAAGGACGTCCTCCGGAGCTCGCTGAAGCCTTCTAATTACATCGAAGTCCGGCGCCACCGCAGCGCCCTCTGGATCCGCCACTCCGACGCCATATCCTGCCTCAGCCTCGACGAGAAACAGGGCCTGCTCTACTCCGGCTCCTGGGACAAGACCTTCAAGGTCTGGCGCATCGCCGACTCCCGGTGCCTCGAGTCCGTCATCGCCCACGACGACGCCGTCAACTCCGTGGTCGCTGCCTTCGGCGGGCTCGTCTTCACCGGCTCCGCCGACGGCACCGTCAAAGTGTGGCGACGGGAGCTTCTGGCGAAGACCACCAAGCACTCGCCAGTGCGGACGCTACTGAAGCAGGAGTGCGCGGTGACGGCGCTGGCCGTCAGCCCCGCAGCGCCCCTGGTCTACTGCGGCTCCTCCGACGGGTTCGTCAACTTCTGGGAGGGGGAGGCGCAGCTGGCGCACGGCGGAGTGCTCGGCGGCCACAAGATGGCGGTGCTCTGTCTCGTGGCTGCCGGGAgcctcctcctgagcggctccgcCGACAAGAACATCTGCGTGTGGCGGCGGGACGGCGGGGTGCACTGCTGCCTCTCGGTGCTCAGCGGCCACACAGGTCCAGTAAAGTGCCTGGCGATCGTGGCCGACGGCGAGGAAGAAGAGGTCGGAGGCGGAGGCGCGGCCAGGAGCTGGATCGCGTACAGTGGCAGTCTGGATAAGTCAGTGAAGGTGTGGCGGGTGTCGGAACAACCCCCGGATGCGTTGCTGAGAGCGCCGATGAACGTGCCGGCGGACCCCTAG